One Chitinivorax sp. B DNA window includes the following coding sequences:
- a CDS encoding substrate-binding domain-containing protein — MRFNLLLGVLTMLLVLTSQPADAARPPLQAWDGPTTGPAAHPGKKLVIYIAQDYRNGGITGVYRAFTGAATSKLGWQVRAVDGKGEQQMVRVVFAQAIASKPDAIVLGGIPPSDLPDLIAQAQQLGIKLVGWHAGAKAGPSKELFFNVTTDALAVAQMAANYAIQNANGPMGAVIITDRRFDIAIAKSDAMKQIIEQCPNCRCLTVENVLISNAAEEVGGLVQRLHKSYGKAWTHTFAINDVYFDEMNFPLRQIKRPDIRNISAGDGSSKAINRIRGGLSQQVATIAEPLNAQGWQLADELNRAFSGLPPSGYVTSPVLVTREMLNVIGPRDIDSHLEYRQAYERIWFPARTTAQPANQMIFDN, encoded by the coding sequence ATGCGCTTCAATCTGCTGTTGGGTGTGCTGACCATGCTGCTGGTGCTGACCAGCCAGCCAGCGGACGCAGCTCGCCCACCCCTGCAGGCATGGGATGGTCCAACCACCGGTCCGGCCGCTCACCCTGGAAAGAAGCTTGTCATTTACATTGCCCAGGATTACCGAAATGGCGGTATCACTGGCGTATATCGCGCCTTTACCGGTGCAGCGACCAGCAAGCTTGGCTGGCAGGTTCGGGCGGTTGATGGCAAGGGGGAGCAACAAATGGTTCGGGTTGTGTTTGCCCAAGCCATTGCCAGTAAACCGGATGCCATCGTATTAGGGGGAATTCCACCCAGCGATCTGCCCGACCTGATTGCGCAGGCACAACAACTTGGTATCAAATTGGTCGGCTGGCATGCTGGCGCCAAAGCAGGGCCTAGCAAGGAACTGTTCTTCAACGTTACAACCGATGCCTTGGCTGTCGCTCAAATGGCCGCCAATTACGCCATTCAGAATGCCAATGGCCCAATGGGTGCCGTCATCATCACGGACCGGCGCTTTGATATCGCCATCGCCAAATCCGACGCCATGAAGCAGATCATTGAGCAATGCCCGAACTGCCGCTGCCTGACGGTGGAAAACGTGCTGATCAGCAATGCGGCAGAAGAAGTCGGCGGTTTGGTGCAACGTCTGCATAAAAGCTATGGCAAGGCCTGGACACATACCTTTGCCATCAATGATGTCTATTTTGACGAGATGAACTTCCCCCTTCGGCAAATCAAGCGACCGGACATTCGCAACATTTCTGCAGGCGATGGCTCGTCCAAAGCCATCAACCGAATCCGGGGTGGGCTCTCCCAACAAGTGGCCACCATTGCCGAACCGTTGAATGCACAAGGCTGGCAACTGGCGGACGAATTGAACCGTGCATTTTCAGGCCTGCCACCCAGCGGCTATGTCACCAGCCCGGTATTGGTCACCCGTGAAATGCTGAATGTAATTGGCCCCCGCGATATCGATTCACACCTTGAATACCGCCAAGCTTATGAACGAATTTGGTTCCCCGCCAGAACAACAGCTCAACCGGCCAATCAAATGATATTTGATAACTGA
- a CDS encoding helix-turn-helix domain-containing protein, producing MKNLDIAEVVRQSGVPASTLRFYEEKGLIDSVGRRGLRRLFDPGVLERLTLITLGRTAGFSLEEIALMFLPDGQPHLDRQLLLGRAEALDKMIRKLSAVRDGLRQAAACPASDHMACPTFRRILQVTASRTNGRKRKKNLPPQWGY from the coding sequence ATGAAAAACCTGGATATCGCTGAGGTGGTACGTCAGTCCGGCGTGCCGGCCTCGACACTGCGATTCTATGAAGAAAAAGGATTGATTGATTCTGTTGGCCGGCGAGGTCTGCGCCGCTTATTTGACCCCGGTGTGTTGGAGCGGTTGACCCTCATTACACTAGGGCGTACGGCCGGCTTTTCGCTTGAAGAGATCGCACTGATGTTCTTGCCTGACGGCCAGCCGCATCTCGACCGACAGCTGCTCTTAGGTCGGGCAGAAGCGCTGGACAAGATGATCCGCAAGCTCAGTGCTGTCCGTGATGGCCTGCGACAGGCTGCTGCATGTCCCGCGTCAGATCATATGGCATGCCCAACATTCCGGCGTATCCTGCAGGTCACGGCATCCAGAACCAATGGCAGGAAAAGGAAGAAGAACTTGCCGCCCCAATGGGGCTATTGA
- a CDS encoding class I SAM-dependent methyltransferase, translated as MEATHQANDEQTKLWNGPAGHAWINMQALLDQLFKPFENLLVEAVVRNAGHKVLDVGCGTGGTTLAIASRLGTNGYCTGIDISEPMIATAQLRSERDNTPASFICANVQAHKFEPACFDMIISRFGVMFFDDPVQAFSNLKHAARDKAKLRFIAWRSAAENPFMTTAERAAAPLIPNLPTRRPDAPGQFAFGDQHRIYSILHQSGWTDIQIQPIDVACTFPEQNLLQYLTQLGPVGLILQEADEQTRTRVIHVVRQAFDPYVHGMEVRFTAACWMVSATS; from the coding sequence GTGGAGGCCACACACCAAGCCAATGATGAACAGACAAAGCTATGGAATGGCCCTGCCGGCCATGCCTGGATCAACATGCAAGCGCTGCTCGACCAATTGTTCAAACCATTCGAGAACCTGCTTGTGGAGGCAGTTGTTCGCAATGCGGGTCACAAGGTACTTGATGTCGGCTGCGGTACAGGTGGCACCACGCTTGCCATCGCTTCGCGGCTCGGCACGAATGGTTACTGCACTGGCATCGATATTTCCGAACCCATGATTGCCACTGCCCAACTTCGTTCCGAACGAGACAACACACCGGCAAGTTTCATTTGTGCCAATGTCCAAGCCCACAAATTCGAACCAGCCTGCTTCGACATGATTATTTCGCGCTTTGGCGTCATGTTCTTTGATGACCCTGTGCAGGCATTTTCCAATTTGAAGCATGCCGCTCGAGACAAGGCCAAACTCCGTTTTATTGCTTGGCGCAGCGCGGCAGAAAACCCATTCATGACAACGGCCGAACGTGCTGCTGCCCCACTGATCCCCAACCTTCCCACCCGTCGGCCAGATGCGCCTGGGCAATTTGCCTTCGGCGACCAGCATCGGATCTACAGCATCCTGCACCAAAGTGGATGGACCGATATCCAAATCCAACCGATCGATGTGGCATGTACGTTCCCCGAGCAGAATCTACTCCAATACCTGACTCAACTGGGCCCGGTTGGATTGATCTTGCAAGAAGCAGATGAGCAAACGCGCACACGCGTCATCCACGTAGTCCGCCAAGCTTTTGACCCCTATGTGCATGGCATGGAAGTCCGATTTACTGCGGCGTGCTGGATGGTCAGTGCAACGTCATAG
- a CDS encoding DUF4166 domain-containing protein: MNNAFATLLGSDYLLLPSPVKAFHEVDKAIFEGHAVVKGKKTVLAAFIRWVFNFPVPSESTAVTVSVERTDRMEKWRRNFGGRSFASSFRIDESGRLLSEVFGPFRFYFALTVSENRLNWNFIRWSIGPIPLPTVLGPKIVSWEGENSEGKYQFFSTAHFPIIGELIYYDGFVSRV; encoded by the coding sequence ATGAACAATGCTTTTGCAACCCTGTTGGGAAGCGATTACCTATTGCTCCCCAGTCCTGTAAAAGCATTTCATGAAGTTGACAAGGCAATATTTGAAGGACATGCCGTAGTAAAGGGTAAAAAAACGGTGCTGGCTGCATTCATCAGGTGGGTCTTCAACTTTCCGGTACCATCTGAATCCACTGCAGTAACGGTATCCGTTGAGCGTACCGATAGAATGGAAAAATGGCGTAGAAATTTTGGCGGAAGAAGTTTCGCATCTTCATTCCGAATCGATGAGTCTGGACGTTTGCTCAGCGAGGTGTTTGGCCCCTTCCGATTTTACTTTGCCTTAACGGTTTCTGAAAATCGACTGAACTGGAATTTCATCCGCTGGTCAATCGGCCCCATCCCCTTACCCACTGTATTGGGCCCCAAAATCGTGTCATGGGAAGGGGAGAACAGCGAAGGAAAGTACCAGTTCTTCTCAACGGCCCACTTTCCAATCATTGGGGAATTGATTTATTACGATGGCTTTGTTTCACGAGTGTAA
- a CDS encoding energy transducer TonB, with protein MTTHLSRIHTTRTSLAKLVVISLLAACTTPPPAEAPTPIAQPPVQSAPPATPAPDMAGFVTTMSAKIKRHIKIPKNLRGNPEAIFYVTVSPTMAVLKVEKRKGSGNPAYDRSIEKAIRAASPLPPWPAGEPLPPGFILKFRPNM; from the coding sequence ATGACAACCCATTTGTCCCGCATTCATACAACTCGCACCAGCTTGGCCAAGTTGGTGGTAATCAGTTTATTGGCAGCATGCACCACGCCACCGCCAGCAGAGGCGCCAACACCCATAGCCCAGCCACCGGTTCAATCAGCACCGCCTGCAACACCAGCACCAGATATGGCAGGATTTGTGACCACCATGTCAGCCAAGATCAAGCGCCATATCAAAATCCCCAAAAACCTGCGTGGGAATCCAGAAGCCATTTTCTATGTGACGGTGTCGCCCACCATGGCAGTACTCAAGGTAGAGAAACGTAAAGGCAGCGGCAATCCAGCCTACGACAGGTCAATCGAAAAAGCGATTCGCGCAGCTTCGCCATTACCACCTTGGCCAGCCGGCGAACCATTACCACCTGGTTTCATACTGAAATTCCGACCCAATATGTAA
- the phaC gene encoding class I poly(R)-hydroxyalkanoic acid synthase, which produces MANNTAPDPAQLAKQWQDIMTRSHKMLADFMAKQDHEQFSVLDPNMIAQLMQEWTKKLLANPQRAFEIQMAFWQDAANLWKRSLEHWTLQANVPPVAESAPGDKRFKDETWAQHALFDFIKQSYLLLANHALGAVDKTDGLDAHTRKKVAFYVRQFVDAMSPTNFAATNPQVLKETIATNGENLINGLQQLLEDLERGGGRLATRMTDLAAFNLGENIATTPGKVIYQNELMQLIQYAPSTDKVFQRPLLVIPPWINKFYILDLKPKNSLIKWAVDQGHTVFVISWVNPDESLHGKHFEDYLQAGPLAALDAIYEATGEKEVKAMAYCIGGTLLAATLAQMAAKKDNRIKAATFMTTLMDFSDIGELEVFVDEEQIARLEAYMNKKGYLEGHQMAEVFNLLRENDLIWSFVINNYLLGREPMAFDLLYWNSDSTRMPATMHSFYLRNMYLYNRLREPGGITLNGVPIDLRKIKTPAYWISTREDHIAPWKTTYLGTRLLAGPKRFVLGGSGHIAGIVNPPTANKYGYMTNEVICETADQWLAEAKPNEGSWWLDWAEWVKPYNGKLVAARQPGVGGVSALEDAPGSYVKVRLI; this is translated from the coding sequence ATGGCAAACAATACAGCACCTGATCCGGCCCAATTGGCCAAGCAATGGCAGGACATCATGACCCGGAGTCACAAGATGTTGGCCGATTTTATGGCGAAACAGGATCACGAGCAGTTCAGTGTGCTGGATCCAAACATGATTGCCCAATTGATGCAGGAGTGGACGAAAAAACTATTGGCAAATCCGCAGCGTGCATTTGAGATCCAGATGGCTTTTTGGCAGGATGCAGCCAACCTGTGGAAGCGTTCGCTCGAACACTGGACCTTGCAGGCCAACGTGCCGCCTGTGGCTGAATCGGCCCCAGGTGATAAGCGATTCAAAGACGAAACGTGGGCGCAACACGCCCTATTTGATTTCATCAAGCAATCATATCTGCTGTTAGCTAACCACGCGCTCGGGGCAGTGGACAAGACCGATGGACTGGATGCTCATACCCGTAAGAAAGTGGCGTTTTATGTTCGACAGTTCGTGGATGCCATGTCCCCCACCAATTTTGCTGCTACCAATCCTCAGGTATTGAAGGAGACTATTGCAACCAATGGTGAGAATCTGATCAATGGGCTGCAGCAACTGCTTGAAGATCTGGAGCGGGGAGGTGGCCGTTTGGCGACACGCATGACCGATCTGGCCGCATTCAATCTGGGTGAAAACATTGCGACTACACCCGGCAAGGTCATCTACCAGAACGAGCTGATGCAACTGATCCAGTACGCTCCCAGTACTGATAAGGTATTTCAGCGGCCGTTGCTGGTGATTCCGCCATGGATCAACAAATTCTATATTCTTGACCTGAAACCGAAGAATTCGTTGATCAAATGGGCGGTTGACCAGGGTCATACTGTTTTCGTGATCAGTTGGGTCAATCCGGATGAAAGCCTGCACGGCAAGCATTTTGAAGACTATCTTCAGGCGGGCCCCTTGGCCGCGTTGGATGCCATTTATGAGGCCACTGGCGAGAAGGAGGTCAAGGCCATGGCCTACTGCATTGGCGGTACCTTGCTTGCTGCGACACTGGCACAGATGGCCGCCAAGAAGGATAACCGTATCAAGGCCGCTACTTTCATGACCACGTTGATGGATTTTTCCGACATCGGCGAGTTGGAAGTGTTTGTGGATGAAGAACAGATTGCCCGGTTGGAAGCCTACATGAACAAAAAAGGCTATCTGGAAGGTCACCAGATGGCGGAAGTATTCAATCTGCTGCGTGAGAATGACCTGATCTGGTCATTTGTCATCAACAATTACCTACTGGGTCGCGAGCCGATGGCCTTCGACCTGTTGTACTGGAATTCCGACTCTACTCGCATGCCGGCAACCATGCACAGTTTTTACCTGCGCAACATGTATCTCTACAATCGCTTGCGTGAACCTGGTGGTATCACCTTGAATGGCGTGCCAATCGACTTGCGCAAGATCAAGACACCAGCCTATTGGATCTCTACCCGTGAGGATCACATTGCACCTTGGAAAACCACCTACCTTGGGACCCGTCTGCTCGCCGGGCCCAAGCGTTTCGTGCTGGGTGGTTCCGGCCATATCGCCGGCATCGTCAATCCCCCGACCGCCAACAAGTATGGTTACATGACCAACGAGGTGATTTGTGAAACCGCAGACCAATGGCTGGCTGAGGCCAAGCCGAATGAAGGTTCATGGTGGCTGGATTGGGCGGAATGGGTGAAACCCTATAACGGCAAACTGGTTGCAGCACGCCAGCCGGGGGTAGGGGGCGTGTCTGCATTGGAAGATGCGCCGGGTAGCTATGTGAAAGTGCGACTGATCTAG
- a CDS encoding NAD-glutamate dehydrogenase, translating to MSVTQNANKNRVIDRIQDCAKSALSPDMLAILTPFIAHYYADVADEDIANRDPLDLYGAACSHWQLGRQRTPGAAIVRVYNPDFESDAWQSTHTIVEIVNDDMPFLVDSISLALNARGLTIHLIVHPVVALVRGDDHSYINQCEPEEIGCRHESFMHFEIDRQSDPTALHSLETTLRAVLADVRAAVEDWPAMLHAISEARDEFKHSNPTILPYTTDEIDAFLHWLATNHYTFLGYRRYDLIAHHQHLALKVVPESGLGVLRDAADSGHSKSFEALTPEQRQQALDPDPLILCKSNTRATVHRAGYLDYVGLKRFDQDGNVIGEHRFLGLYTSDLYNNSPRQVPILRAKIDAVLADSQFLAGSHKAKTLLNVLETYPRDELLELSVEQLKTFSQGIVNLQERQRVRLFVRRDAYGRYFSCLLYVPRDNWNTEVRLHIQQLLLDTFGGRHAEFWVTLSESMLARIEFIIRVAPTAQISFNADALEQQVAQLCRRWEDNLGTALVEVSGEEQGTKLLKHYWSAFPAAYREDFQPRHAAQDMLKLEMLTDTHTSELALRQVLAGSQQRICLKLFRNTETSLSRTLPMLENMGAQVLEERPYLIRPTHGGPFWITDFAMQLADPELFVIEQNRSNFLECFSRVFSGEAEDDGLNQLVLLSGLDWREVALVRAYNKYLRQAGLTFSQHYVEQCLANHAHIVWQLVALFKARHDPVHSDSSSAQTLFEDLHLQLDRVANLADDRILRGFLTVILATLRTNYFQHDADGLPKPYISFKLNSGAIDFLPQPKPMVEVWVYSPRVEGVHLRGGKVARGGLRWSDRMEDFRTEVLGLVKAQMVKNAVIVPIGSKGGFICKQLTPSQDRDAIQAEGIACYQTFIRGLLDLTDNRIGGKVIPPPDLVRLDTDDPYLVVAADKGTATFSDIANTIALEYNFWLGDAFASGGSAGYDHKQMAITARGTWESVKRHFREMGIDTQTTDFTVVGIGDMSGDVFGNGMLLSRHIRLLAAFDHRHIFIDPTPDTATSYTERERLFKLPRSSWADYNPALISAGGGVYPRSLKVIKLSPEARAALAINAETLTPTDLIQALLKAPVDLLYNGGVGTYVKASKQSHAEANDRSNDLLRVDGRDLRCRVVAEGGNLGFTQPGRIEYALGGGRINTDAIDNSAGVDCSDHEVNIKILLNAVMTDGELSLKHRNKLLADMTDDVAALVLNDNYLQTEVLTLSQAIAPQMINTHARFIAFQERSGRLSRRLEYLPTDEEIADRRLARQGLTRPELAVLLAYAKIDLYDQLLDSSVPDETDFNQLLLRYFPPALCERYTDQMLDHTLKREIVATFLTNQLINRMGMTFIFRINEETGFSAPDITRAWYAASQVFDARRFSQIIEALDGKVPAHIQAELLHELRKLVERATRWMLRNCRFAHDCNEIVRQYHGGVLELIDVLPRILQGEDKGRSDALERRWLEHGVPADLSAVLSRAEPLLSSLDILDIAHANMAEPQVVAYVHYDIGASLSLDWMLTAINRLPRDNRWNTLARSALRDDLYRQHRSLTALVLQTAHTGDWQTAGATWRAHRQVGVDACRELLTELQAHPTQDLAMLSAALRELRNHLIGG from the coding sequence ATGTCTGTTACTCAAAATGCGAATAAAAATCGTGTAATTGACCGCATTCAGGATTGCGCAAAATCGGCCTTGTCGCCAGATATGCTCGCAATACTGACCCCATTTATCGCGCATTACTATGCAGATGTCGCCGATGAAGATATTGCAAACCGTGATCCACTTGATTTGTATGGTGCTGCGTGCAGCCATTGGCAATTGGGTCGACAGCGTACACCTGGCGCCGCAATCGTGCGTGTCTATAATCCGGACTTCGAATCCGATGCTTGGCAATCCACGCATACGATTGTCGAGATCGTCAATGACGACATGCCGTTCCTGGTCGATTCGATCAGCCTGGCACTGAATGCACGCGGCCTGACCATTCACTTGATCGTGCATCCGGTGGTTGCCTTAGTCCGTGGCGACGATCATAGCTATATCAACCAGTGCGAACCAGAGGAGATCGGCTGCCGGCACGAATCCTTCATGCACTTCGAAATTGATCGGCAATCCGACCCCACTGCGCTTCATTCGTTGGAAACCACCTTGCGAGCCGTGCTGGCCGACGTACGTGCTGCGGTGGAAGACTGGCCTGCCATGTTACATGCCATCAGTGAGGCGCGTGACGAATTCAAGCACAGCAACCCAACAATACTGCCGTACACGACGGACGAAATTGATGCATTTCTACATTGGCTGGCTACAAACCACTACACCTTCCTGGGCTACCGTCGGTATGACCTGATTGCCCATCACCAGCATCTGGCACTCAAAGTCGTCCCCGAGAGTGGATTGGGTGTATTGCGTGATGCCGCCGACAGCGGCCATTCCAAAAGCTTCGAGGCCCTGACACCAGAGCAACGTCAACAAGCCCTTGATCCCGATCCGTTGATCCTGTGCAAGTCCAATACCCGAGCAACGGTGCACCGCGCCGGCTATCTGGACTATGTCGGCCTGAAGCGGTTTGATCAGGATGGCAATGTGATTGGCGAGCATCGTTTTCTGGGGCTGTACACCTCAGACTTGTACAATAATTCACCCCGACAGGTGCCGATATTGCGCGCCAAAATCGATGCAGTCCTGGCCGATTCTCAATTTCTTGCCGGCAGCCACAAAGCCAAAACTCTGCTGAATGTGCTGGAAACCTATCCGCGGGATGAATTACTCGAACTGTCTGTCGAACAACTGAAAACATTCAGCCAAGGTATTGTCAACTTGCAAGAACGGCAGCGAGTGCGCCTGTTTGTGCGCCGTGATGCCTACGGCCGCTACTTTTCCTGCCTGCTGTATGTGCCACGCGATAACTGGAACACTGAAGTGCGGTTACATATCCAGCAACTATTGTTGGATACGTTTGGTGGCCGCCATGCGGAATTCTGGGTCACCTTATCTGAATCGATGCTGGCGCGCATCGAGTTCATCATTCGCGTCGCCCCCACAGCGCAGATATCGTTCAATGCCGATGCCCTGGAACAACAGGTGGCGCAGTTATGCAGGCGCTGGGAAGACAACCTGGGTACGGCGCTCGTTGAAGTCAGCGGTGAGGAACAAGGTACCAAGCTACTGAAGCATTACTGGTCCGCCTTTCCGGCTGCCTATCGAGAAGATTTCCAGCCACGGCATGCTGCTCAGGATATGCTCAAACTGGAGATGCTGACCGATACCCACACCAGTGAGCTGGCACTGCGTCAGGTCTTGGCGGGCTCACAGCAACGCATCTGCCTGAAATTGTTCCGTAACACCGAGACCAGCTTGTCACGCACGCTGCCAATGTTGGAAAACATGGGTGCGCAAGTGCTCGAAGAACGTCCCTATTTGATTCGACCTACCCATGGCGGGCCATTCTGGATCACCGATTTTGCCATGCAACTGGCTGATCCCGAGTTGTTCGTGATCGAACAGAACCGCAGCAATTTCCTGGAATGCTTCTCGCGGGTATTCAGCGGCGAGGCGGAAGATGATGGCCTGAACCAACTGGTACTGTTGTCAGGGCTGGATTGGCGTGAGGTGGCATTGGTTCGGGCGTACAACAAGTATTTGCGGCAAGCCGGCCTGACCTTCTCACAACATTATGTCGAACAATGTCTGGCCAATCATGCCCACATCGTGTGGCAGCTGGTGGCCCTGTTCAAGGCACGACATGACCCGGTACACAGCGACTCATCGTCCGCGCAGACCTTGTTCGAAGACTTGCACCTTCAGCTCGATCGTGTGGCCAATCTGGCAGACGACCGCATTCTGCGCGGTTTTCTGACAGTTATCCTGGCCACCTTACGTACCAATTATTTCCAACATGATGCCGACGGCCTGCCCAAGCCATATATTTCGTTCAAGCTGAATTCTGGCGCGATTGATTTTCTGCCACAGCCCAAACCGATGGTCGAAGTCTGGGTCTATTCCCCGCGTGTCGAAGGAGTCCATCTTCGCGGTGGTAAAGTAGCACGCGGTGGCCTGCGCTGGTCAGACCGCATGGAGGATTTCCGGACCGAGGTGCTGGGATTGGTCAAGGCACAAATGGTCAAGAATGCAGTCATCGTACCAATCGGTTCCAAGGGCGGCTTCATCTGCAAGCAGTTGACGCCTAGCCAGGATCGTGACGCCATTCAAGCTGAAGGAATAGCCTGCTACCAGACTTTTATCCGAGGCTTGCTTGATCTGACTGACAACCGGATCGGTGGCAAAGTGATACCGCCACCCGATCTGGTCAGGCTGGATACAGACGATCCTTACCTGGTTGTAGCGGCAGACAAAGGCACCGCCACCTTTTCGGACATTGCCAATACCATTGCACTTGAATACAACTTCTGGTTGGGAGATGCCTTTGCGTCTGGCGGCTCAGCCGGGTATGACCACAAGCAGATGGCCATCACTGCGCGCGGCACTTGGGAATCGGTCAAGCGCCACTTCCGGGAAATGGGCATCGATACACAAACAACAGACTTTACCGTGGTGGGGATCGGAGACATGTCGGGTGATGTGTTCGGTAATGGCATGTTGTTGTCCCGACATATCCGCTTGCTTGCCGCATTTGATCACCGCCACATCTTCATCGACCCCACCCCGGACACCGCCACCAGCTATACGGAACGGGAGCGTCTGTTCAAGTTGCCGCGCTCGTCCTGGGCGGACTACAACCCGGCATTGATTTCTGCAGGTGGTGGGGTATACCCACGCAGCCTTAAGGTGATCAAGTTATCGCCCGAAGCACGAGCTGCACTGGCTATCAATGCCGAAACATTGACACCCACCGATCTGATTCAAGCGCTGTTGAAGGCACCTGTGGATCTGCTATACAACGGCGGGGTCGGGACATATGTCAAAGCCAGCAAGCAAAGCCATGCCGAAGCCAACGACCGCTCAAACGATCTGCTGAGGGTCGATGGCCGGGACTTGCGTTGCCGAGTGGTTGCCGAAGGTGGCAATCTGGGCTTCACCCAGCCGGGGCGAATTGAATATGCCTTAGGCGGCGGCCGCATCAACACCGACGCCATCGACAATTCAGCGGGTGTGGATTGCTCGGATCATGAAGTCAACATCAAGATCTTGCTGAATGCCGTCATGACCGATGGGGAGTTGTCGCTGAAGCATCGCAACAAATTGCTGGCAGACATGACCGATGATGTCGCTGCGTTGGTACTGAACGACAACTACCTGCAAACGGAAGTGCTGACATTATCGCAGGCGATCGCCCCGCAAATGATCAACACCCACGCCCGTTTCATTGCATTTCAGGAACGCAGCGGCCGGCTGAGCCGCCGACTGGAATACCTCCCTACAGATGAGGAAATTGCAGATCGCCGCCTAGCACGGCAAGGGCTGACCCGACCAGAGCTGGCCGTGCTGCTGGCCTATGCCAAAATTGATTTATACGATCAATTGCTGGATTCATCGGTACCTGACGAAACCGACTTCAATCAGTTGTTGCTACGCTACTTCCCACCGGCGCTGTGTGAGCGTTACACCGACCAGATGCTGGATCACACCCTGAAACGGGAAATCGTGGCCACCTTTCTGACCAATCAACTGATCAACCGGATGGGTATGACCTTTATCTTCCGCATCAACGAAGAAACCGGTTTTTCGGCACCTGACATTACGCGTGCCTGGTACGCCGCCAGTCAGGTATTTGATGCCCGGCGCTTTTCGCAGATCATCGAAGCATTGGACGGAAAAGTACCAGCCCATATTCAGGCCGAATTACTACATGAACTGCGTAAGCTGGTTGAGCGTGCCACACGATGGATGCTACGTAATTGCCGCTTTGCACATGATTGCAACGAAATCGTTCGGCAATACCACGGTGGAGTACTGGAACTAATTGATGTCCTGCCGCGCATTCTGCAAGGTGAGGACAAAGGCCGTAGCGATGCACTGGAACGCCGATGGCTGGAACATGGCGTACCGGCAGACCTGTCTGCGGTGTTGTCTCGGGCTGAACCATTGCTTTCGTCACTGGATATTTTGGATATCGCACATGCCAATATGGCCGAACCACAAGTCGTGGCATATGTGCATTATGATATTGGTGCCAGCCTGTCACTGGACTGGATGCTGACTGCCATCAATCGATTGCCTCGTGATAATCGCTGGAACACCCTGGCCCGCTCTGCCCTGCGTGATGACCTCTACCGACAGCACCGTTCCTTGACCGCGCTGGTGCTGCAGACAGCCCATACCGGCGACTGGCAAACCGCCGGCGCCACCTGGCGTGCCCACCGGCAGGTTGGTGTAGATGCATGTCGCGAATTGCTGACGGAGCTGCAGGCCCACCCGACGCAGGATCTGGCCATGTTGTCTGCTGCGTTGCGAGAACTGCGCAATCATTTGATTGGTGGATAA